Proteins from a genomic interval of Lolium perenne isolate Kyuss_39 chromosome 1, Kyuss_2.0, whole genome shotgun sequence:
- the LOC127345261 gene encoding acetylornithine aminotransferase, chloroplastic/mitochondrial produces the protein MNSLQSFLAVAPVVNPAAAGPAGARLLPSRRARVSACLATPAPPPTAAPAGRRELSAASRAVVEDEAKYIVGTYKRAQVVFVSGRGCKLYDIDNREYLDMAAGIAVNALGHCDPDLVEAATDQSKRLGHASNVGYTVPQVHLAKRLVEASFADRVFFANSGTEANEAAIKFSRKYQQVANPDGDASTGFVSFSNCFHGRTMGALALTSKVQYREPFEPVMPGSTFVEYGNLEEAKKVIKSGKIAAVFVEPVQGEGGIHSATKEFLQGLRDACDEAGALLVFDEVQCGLGRTGYLWAYEIYGVKPDMMTLAKPLANGLPIGVVLVNEKIAAAINYGDHGTTFGGNPFVCSAALAVLDKIQKPGFLAEVTKKGENFRQLLKTKLSGNPHVKEIRGIGLIVGIELDVPAGPLVDACLAAGVFLLTAGKGNVVRLVPPLIISEKELEQAAEVIRDCLPALDS, from the exons ATGAACTCGCTCCAATCCTTCCTCGCCGTCGCGCCCGTCGTCAACCCGGCGGCGGCCGGCCCAGCCGGCGCGAGGCTTCTTCCGTCCCGGCGGGCGCGCGTCTCCGCCTGCCTCGCGACCCCGGCGCCGCCGCCGACAGCCGCGCCGGCGGGGCGGCGGGAGCTGTCCGCGGCGAGCCGGGCCGTCGTGGAGGACGAGGCCAAGTACATCGTCGGCACCTACAAGCGCGCGCAGGTCGTCTTCGTGTCCGGGCGCGGCTGCAAGCTCTACGACATCGACAACCGCGAGTACCTCGACATGGCCGCCGGCATCGCCGTCAACGCCCTCGGCCACTGCGACCCCGACCTGGTCGAAGCTGCCACGGACCAGTCCAAGCGCCTCGGCCACGCTAGCAACGTCGGCTACACCGTTCCCCAA GTGCACCTCGCCAAGCGGCTCGTGGAGGCCTCCTTCGCGGACCGCGTCTTCTTCGCCAACTCCGGCACTGAAGCCAACGAGGCAGCCATTAAGTTCTCCAGGAAGTACCAGCAGGTCGCGAACCCGGATGGCGACGCGTCCACGGGATTCGTGTCCTTCTCCAACTGCTTCCACGGCCGGACCATGGGCGCCCTCGCGCTGACCAGCAAGGTGCAGTACCGCGAGCCATTTGAACCGGTCATGCCTGGCTCGACATTCGTGGAGTATGGCAATTTGGAGGAGGCCAAGAAGGTGATAAAGTCGGGGAAGATTGCTGCTGTGTTTGTTGAGCCCGTGCAAGGTGAAGGCGGGATTCACAGTGCCACCAAGGAGTTCTTGCAGGGGCTGCGTGATGCCTGTGATGAGGCTGGGGCTCTACTTGTCTTTGACGAG GTGCAATGTGGTCTGGGGCGCACAGGGTACCTATGGGCCTATGAGATTTATGGAGTAAAACCTGACATGATGACCTTGGCAAAGCCATTGGCCAACGGCCTTCCTATTGGCGTAGTATTGGTCAATGAAAAGATTGCTGCAGCCATAAACTATGGAGACCATGGCACCACATTCGGCGGAAACCCTTTCGTGTGCAGCGCTGCATTAGCTGTATTGGACAAGATCCAGAAACCCGGTTTCCTGGCAGAGGTGACCAAGAAAGGAGAGAACTTCAGGCAGCTGCTCAAGACCAAGCTGAGCGGAAATCCTCATGTCAAAGAGATCCGGGGGATCGGTCTCATTGTTGGCATTGAGCTCGACGTCCCGGCTGGTCCTTTAGTCGATGCGTGCTTGGCCGCTGGTGTCTTTTTGCTGACGGCTGGGAAAGGCAATGTCGTTAGGCTTGTGCCGCCGCTTATCATCTCGGAAAAGGAGCTGGAGCAAGCTGCAGAGGTGATAAGGGACTGCCTACCTGCTCTTGATTCTTGA